A window of Mucilaginibacter paludis DSM 18603 contains these coding sequences:
- a CDS encoding RNA ligase family protein, whose product MAISQKYGRTYHYPFSPGTSSDDRIQHNYWEHLQRIPRLIHTEKLDGENNCLSGLGVFARSHAAPTTSAWTESLRRYWQLIKHDLGDLEIFGENLYAIHSICYRKLEHHFYVFGIRQQNRWLSWEETQFYASLLDLPTVPVIKTETTPQNQQLFEAGMLALVNGPGTFDPVDVHDKRSTTMEGLVSRNADSYTTDAFARNVFKYVRKGHVKTNEHWTRDWQRAPLKNEGGKHVDL is encoded by the coding sequence ATGGCTATTTCACAAAAATATGGTCGTACTTATCATTATCCATTTTCGCCGGGCACCAGCAGCGACGACCGGATACAGCATAACTACTGGGAGCACCTGCAACGCATTCCCCGATTAATACATACCGAAAAACTGGATGGCGAGAATAATTGCCTGTCCGGCCTGGGTGTTTTTGCCCGCTCGCATGCGGCACCCACAACATCCGCCTGGACAGAAAGCCTGCGCCGCTATTGGCAATTGATTAAACACGACCTGGGCGACCTGGAAATTTTTGGCGAGAATCTGTACGCTATCCACTCCATCTGCTACCGCAAACTGGAACATCACTTTTACGTTTTCGGCATACGCCAACAAAATCGTTGGCTAAGTTGGGAAGAAACTCAGTTTTATGCCAGCCTGCTTGATCTGCCCACTGTACCGGTTATTAAAACGGAAACTACTCCGCAGAACCAACAATTATTTGAAGCCGGCATGCTGGCTTTGGTAAACGGCCCCGGAACATTTGACCCGGTTGACGTACACGATAAGCGTAGCACAACTATGGAGGGCCTGGTAAGCCGCAACGCAGACAGCTATACAACAGATGCCTTTGCCCGAAACGTGTTTAAATATGTAAGAAAAGGACATGTTAAAACCAATGAACACTGGACGCGAGACTGGCAACGCGCCCCACTGAAAAACGAAGGAGGTAAACATGTGGACCTTTAG
- a CDS encoding AAA family ATPase: MWTFSENKEWRYLEHTFDWVKQMNDVQQDTCYHAEGNVAIHTRMVLAALQQDAAFAQLTAQQREILWTAALLHDVEKRSTTVFEPDGSITSNGHARKGAQFARQLLYNQHPAPFAIREQIAGLVRYHGLPIWLFEKPNPVKALAKASMEVNTQWLALLARADMLGRHCADQDEMLYRIDCFEALCREHNCWGNARTFKSAAAQMYYMQHDDAYLDYVPFEQPAPKVILMSGLPGAGKDTLIKKQYPGWPLISLDDMRMEHGILPTDKTGNGQVIQLAKEQARAYLRKQQGFVWNATNTTSQMRMQLIDLFTTYRAEVSIIYVEIPYRELLIQNKNREANVPVTVLDKLIHKLEVPAPWEAHHVSYCLTH, encoded by the coding sequence ATGTGGACCTTTAGCGAAAACAAGGAATGGCGCTACCTGGAGCATACTTTTGATTGGGTAAAGCAAATGAACGATGTTCAGCAGGATACGTGCTACCATGCCGAAGGCAACGTAGCCATCCATACCCGGATGGTGCTGGCCGCGCTGCAACAGGATGCCGCCTTTGCCCAACTGACCGCGCAGCAACGCGAAATATTGTGGACAGCAGCTTTACTGCACGATGTTGAAAAGCGCAGCACCACCGTTTTTGAACCCGATGGCAGCATCACATCAAACGGGCATGCCCGCAAGGGTGCGCAATTTGCAAGGCAACTACTTTATAACCAACACCCTGCACCCTTTGCCATACGCGAGCAAATTGCAGGCCTGGTGAGGTACCACGGCTTGCCGATATGGCTGTTTGAAAAACCCAACCCGGTAAAGGCTTTGGCAAAAGCCAGCATGGAGGTTAATACCCAATGGCTGGCTTTGCTGGCCCGGGCCGATATGCTTGGCCGCCATTGTGCCGACCAGGACGAGATGCTTTACCGCATCGACTGCTTTGAGGCCCTGTGCCGGGAGCATAACTGCTGGGGCAATGCCCGCACGTTTAAATCGGCAGCGGCGCAGATGTATTATATGCAGCACGATGATGCTTACCTTGATTATGTTCCGTTTGAGCAACCTGCCCCCAAGGTGATTTTAATGAGCGGCCTGCCCGGCGCTGGCAAGGATACGCTGATTAAAAAGCAATACCCCGGCTGGCCCCTAATATCGTTGGACGACATGCGCATGGAGCACGGAATTTTGCCCACCGATAAAACCGGCAACGGGCAGGTGATACAGCTGGCAAAAGAACAAGCCAGGGCATACCTGCGCAAGCAGCAAGGCTTTGTTTGGAACGCAACCAACACCACCAGCCAAATGCGCATGCAGCTGATTGATTTGTTTACCACCTACAGGGCCGAAGTAAGCATCATTTATGTTGAAATACCCTACCGGGAGCTGCTTATCCAAAATAAAAACCGGGAAGCCAACGTACCCGTAACGGTTTTAGACAAGCTAATACACAAGCTGGAAGTGCCCGCACCGTGGGAAGCACACCACGTAAGCTATTGTCTTACCCATTGA